Below is a genomic region from Equus caballus isolate H_3958 breed thoroughbred chromosome X, TB-T2T, whole genome shotgun sequence.
CCAGGCCCGAAGCACAGCTATGAAGACATCAAAGACACAGCTGTGCCCCTCCCAGAGAACTGCTCCGTGTGGCTCAATAAGGCCATGTAGCAGGGAAACAATTTTCTCTGCACACACTCAGAATGCAAACATGTCATGTTCTTCTCTTTTAATTAGACTTAAGCAAGCACCCAAGCTGACAAGCTAGCATTCCATCAGTGTCCGTACCTAGTGGCTTTTCTGAGGGGTCTACAGCCCTGCCAGGATTCTCTCCACTATGGCATCCTCTCCATCACACTCCAAGGCTGTTTGGGACCACAGCCCTCCAGGGGTACTGAGAAGATCCAGCTTGAACCGCTGTCGGATTCCAGGTGATTCGGTGCCTTGGAGCCTCTCCATCCTGGCACCCCACCTAATGGCAAAGGATACATCTGCAAGGCTGCTGTCTCAGAATCCCAGCTGGGAAGTAGTGCACAAGTCCTCTCTACTCTCAAACAAAAGTTTTCCTGGAAGGAGGGAGCTCTGAGGGGGAGTTTCATATGAAGAAAAGAATAcagatttggggaaaagatagGAGCAACATTTTAAGAGGGACAATGGCAGAGGCCTAGGTACGTGGATAGAACTTAACTTTATGCCAAGGTTAACACACATAGGCACTTAGGACAGAACAGTCCAAGCTAAGATAAAAACAGGCTAATGCACAGTGACCGTCAGCGGCCAAGAGGAGTGGATTGGCTCTACATGAAGCTGTGGGTGGGAGCATGACCCACTGCATGCTCACCAGGTGTCAGTGCTACGCTATACACCGGACACTTGTTAGCTTCCTTTGACCTCACAGCACccctattttccagatgaggaaacagaagctcaagATAGTTCATTCATGTCACTCTAAGGCCACAGCTAATGAGCATAAGAGTTGGGATTTAAACCAGATATGACTAAGTCTGAAGGCTAAGCTCCTTCCCTGAAGGTGGCAGTTAAGGGGGATCAGTGGGGAGAAGCTAGAGAAGAGGTGACTTGGCTTCCAGACACATCAAGTTCTGACGGTGATGTTCTAGAAATGGGCCCAGAGCCCCTGTGAGAGTTTTGGGCACTGCTGATGAAGATTTGGGTCACAAAATGTGTCTGATATGTCACAGCATGGCACGCTGGGATGGCGTCACTGTTTCACAGCTGCAATCAGTGCAGACTGATTACTTTTGCTACAATTGAAGATGCACGATATTCCAGTGACTTCTAGAATATAggatggtttttttttctttttttggtgaggaagattggccctgagctaacaatcttcctctttttttattttctccccaaagccccggtacatagttgtatatcctagttgtaggtcattctagttcttctatgtgggatgccgccacagcatggcttaataagtagtgtgtaggtccaagcccaggatcccaAAGTgcaaaacccaggctgctgaagcatagtgtgcaaacttaaccactcagccatggggccaggccctagaATATAAGATGTTGAGCTGAGCAGGTCAAGAGACATAGAGCGGAGGAGGGAGCCACTTGCTGTAAGACACTGATCACAACAGCCATGGAGGGCTCAAAAAAGGGTAGTTCCTGGACTGTAGGGGAACTTGGCTTCATGGGGGAGCACCATCAAGGAGCAAGCAGTTCTAGTCCAACCGAAGAGTGACTAAGTGTGTAGTGGGATGACTGTTGGCTGTTTTCTATGGAGGTGTGATTGAGTTGTAATCATGGGTAAAGTGTTGTTTTGAGTGTATTACTCCCGTTGAGTCTGCTGCCCAAAATCCTAGTATTTGACAGtatgacaaaaacaaaagtttCCAATCTGATAGAGGGTGAAAGGATGTCAAGAGGCCCCCTAGAGCAGCCAGTATGCCTTTCCTCCCTTCCATGCCCTGTCATCCTTCTGAGTCCAGCAGCTCTTCCACGTCTAAAAGGACAGAAACTGAGCTACCTCCTTTCTTTAAACAACTTCCTTAGATAGATTCTACTTATATTAAGTTTGAGTATGACTACCCATGAATCCAGCTGTTTACAGCAGTTCGAACACTTTGGAGCAAAGAAAAGACTAATCCACCAGAGAGTTCTTTCAAGGAAACTTAGTATGTCCCAGAGTTACTAGGAAGGCCCTCAAGGCCCAACAGGAACTgatttcttctccctccccatcccatccACCGTCCTCCTCTAAAGCCCCCGTTCCCACCATCCCCCTGGATATCTCTGCCACATATTCATAGGAACTGACCCCAGCTCCCTCTTCTCCCTGACCCCACCATCCCCCTACagctctctgctccagccccatATGAAGGCacttctgctccctctccaccCACATCCCTGCCATCTCCATATGGCTCTCTCCGGCACATCTTACATCAACTTCAGCTCCCTCTCCTTTCCAATACCTAGCCCAACATGgaatgccctctctctctctctccacccctccaTACCCCTGCACTTCTCTACTCCACCCTCACATGAACTAACCTCTGCTCCCATTCCCCTCAACTCCACCTGCATACCTCTGGTCAAGCTTCACATGAAGGaatctctgctccctcctcctctcccttcccctcaacTCCCAGAGTTCTCGGGTTCATACTCACATGAACCAATATCTGCATTCTCTATGTCAAaatcccacccccactcccctaTAGCTCTCCGGTCCAGTCCAACATGAACTGACCTTTGTACTCCTTCCCTCCCCATCACCCCTGATCCCACTACAGCTCTCTGCAGGGCTGAACATGAACTAAtacctgctccctcctcctcgcCATCACCCCCAAGCTCCCACAGCTttagtccatctgcacatgaACTAACCCTtgctccctttcccctccctccctactCACTCTTTCCTGCCCATAAGCACTGACCTCAGTCCCTCTACTTTTCAGTCCCCTCTCACCCCCTAGTATCTGTCTGGTCCATCCCCAATTGAACTGACTTCTGCTACTTCCCCAACTCCACTCCACCCTATTTCCCCTACATCTCTCTGGTCCACCCACAAAGGCTGACCCCtgttcccctctctctctgccaatCCCCCTTCATACCCCTCCAGGTCTGTAGACCATCCTCGTGAGCTGACCTGCCCTGCCTCTCCCTATCTACCTCCACACACTCCAGATCTTACCTAACCACTCCCCATACATCTCCCTGGTCCAGTCCCACAGAAACTAACCTCCTCTACTTCTCTGTCCCTACCCGACCCTGCTGCCATCTCCCCTACATCTCTTGGTCCAGTCCCATGTGAGCTGAcctctgctcttctccctccccatCACCCACCACTCACTCTACAACTGTCTGCATAATCTGCACCTGCAATGACCTCTCCTACTAttccttccccatccctctcAACCTTTCCATCTATCTGGTCCAGTTCCACATGAACTTACCACAGCCCCCTTTCCACCCACATCCCCCTCCCCTTACAGCTCTCTTGTCTGCCTCCACATGAACTGGCCCTGGTTCCCTCTAAGTCCCCATCTTCCTGACCTCCCTGCAACTCTCTGCCCCCATCCCACATCCACTGGTTTGTGCTCTGTCTCTGTCCCCATCCTCTCCACTGAGCAACTGCAAACCTATCTGAGAATGGCTGCCAGGTGCGGATGGTGAGTACGTTATGCTTGTTTTTATCCTCAGGGATAACACGTTACTTaccactctccctccccccaaGAGATTCCTGACGATTTCATTTATGAGAACATTAAGCAGGAGGAGATAAGAACGTTTGGAGGGTGACAGTTAACAGTAAAATGAGAAGTAGGGCCCAGTCTTTTCACTCCTTTCCAATATTGTATGTACTTTATCAGATCATATGCCCTTTATCAGAAAACAGCAGTGCAACAAAGGTCATATCCTCCCAGGAAGTGCTGTCAACTCTACCTTGGGGACAGTAGTCATAAAAGCTTCATGGACCCATATGTAACAAGAAAGCTTATGTGATAAGCAGACCAAAGGACTGAGAGTGAGAACAAACACTTCTGAAATGCCTCCTTATTGGATACCGTAAAGCCAGGCCCTTTATGTAAGTTTTCattgcccccacccccccagtgATTCCGGGTTAAGCACAACTCTTCTCCCCATTGCACAGACAAGGAACCCGAGACACCCAGAGAAATAGCTTGTCCCAAATAACCCAGCCAGGAAGTGCTGGAGCCCATGTGAGAAGCCAGGTCTGAGGCTACTCCGGGTTCCCCAACAGTCATGTTTCTCAAGGAGCAGTCCCTCCTGCAGCAGATGCATCTGAGGGGCCCCAAGTCCCCCAGGATGAGGCCCAGTGTCACACAGGGTTGCAAGTTGAAATACAAAACACCCAGGTCAAGTTGAATTTCATACCAACAATGAATAAACAACAAAAAGTCCAAATGGGATATACTTGTACTAAAATAAGTTTGTTGCTGATCTGAAACTCAAATTGACCCACGTGTTCTCTTTTTGTTAGCTAAATCAGGCAACCCTATCCCAGGATTAGGATGCCCCCACATGCAAAAcccattccctccctctcctcgggTGGGTGAATGAGCATTCCCTTGTTGTTGTAGTGCGTTTCCATTCCCCCTCGCCCCTTCTTGCTCCCCACCCTCAGCCTGGGGCAGAGATTTTAATGCTATCTGCCAGGGCTTCTCTTATAGGTCATCCCGTGTAGGGCCAGGAGCGGGCTGGACAAGGTCACTCAACCCAACCTGACACTGAGATTCTGAGACACCATCCACCAAATAAACTGACCAGAGGTTGGCTGAATTCAACTTACTGTCCTAATAACCTGGCTTTCCCTGATTTGTCCAAGCACAAATTACCAATAAGACTCTTTTTCGGCCTTATACTTTGCCAAAACTATTTTAGAGCATCACTTAGGCTTTGGCAAAATAGAAAGTCTACTAGTTTTACACATCAATGGGTTCCCAGGGCAAGTAATAATTCATGCCAGTAGCAAaggattattttgttttctgtccaCAGGCTGGTAAGGAGTCTGGGATCTACCAGGCTGCCTTCCACAGAATGGTTTAGGAGATGAACTCACAGTGAAGGCTAAAGAACTCATCCTTAGAGAACAAAAGCTCAAAATAAGAAAGgctttaagacaaaaaaaatatcACAGACATCCAAATGCAAGTGAGAGAGCTCACTGggttttataaaagagaaagctgTGCTCAGGTGACAATTAAAACCAGAACCATTGAAGAGATGCCCCTTGCTTGTGATAACACCGGGTACAACATTTGCTTGTCTAAGAAGTCATTCTGTGGTGGTATAAATGTGGGAACGCGTGACAAGAGTGAAGCGATACAAGGCAGAATGGCAGGTTGGTAAAAGCTTCTCTCCACTCTAACGTGCtcttgctctgctttggggaaTTAAAGTAAGCAGCAGGTCACCTTACAAAGAACTTTAATGTCAAAGAACACTTTTAAGAGTCTAAGATTCAAGGTTATTAACTAAAGTTATACAGGGAGGTCAGCGTGGGGGAAAAAGAGTTTGTGTTCTCAAAGACCAGGTTTCACACAATAGCAGGCACTAAATCTAGATACGTCTGCTTGCAGTAGAAAAGAAGAGACTGATCTTAATAAAGGCTGGTCTTTTTCATGATGCGCAGGAACTCTTGCTCATTGacttctccatctccatctcgATCAGCTTCATCAATCATTTCCTGCGTGACAGTAAGGATTCTGGTTAGATTAATTCataaatgaaactaaaatgtGACGAAGCAACAGGCTTTTATAATGCTACATCAATAGACAGTTTGAGCCCACCCAATGCAAATGCACTTTTTATAATAGCTTGCTTCCTGAAAAGTTATCTGAAAAGCAAGTCATATATCGTCACACATATCACCTAGAAGGAATCTTGAAGATCATCTTGACCAGGGGATCCCTAAAACCTAAAACAGTAAAATTGTATACATGTGTATCTTTCTGGGGGCAGGATCCATAGGTTTGTCACActaacaaaagagaaattaagtggTCAGCAGAGGAACAAGAGAACACTAGTTTTCCTTCAAAGCTGTGCTCACATCAGAGAAAATGTAACTCCGAAAAGTAAAACAGGACTCCAAGCAGGAATTCTGAGTTCCAGTCTGACGCATTACAAACCTGCAGCTCCTCATCAGTGAGGTTCTCACCCAACTCCTTGGCCACGCGTTTGAGATTTTTGAACGATATCGTCCCAGTTTCATCATCATCAAAGAGCTTGAAAGCtttcaggatttcttctttgGTATCTTTCTCCGACTGAACAAGTAGAACATAAAACACATGAGTAGGGAAACACTGCTATTCCTCTGCCCTGCCCCTACAGCACCACATGGTCCTGGTGATGGCCTTCATGAGGTCACAGGAGATCAAACATCATCCAGCATAGAAAAAGAGGACAAACTAATGAAATTGTTATAAACACAGAGgctaaaaaggaaatataaaggaTTGGACTTAAAACATTCTTTCTGTACAAACCAAAGAGAAAttggctttgtttttaaaatataggggCAGAGGATGGAATTAAAATTAGGGGAAATATGCTGCTTAAGCTGGTAGAAGAAGGATCTTcttggtgggggatgggcagggaggaaagagagggctATTTTACTGTTACGAGATCACAGAAAGTGACTGTGATCTCAAGTGCTCCAACAGGGGAACAGAGCACAATCTCCAAGAGCTCAAACTCCCAATATTCCTGAAAGGTGGGTAAAGATAGAGAGAAGCCCTCAGAGGGGCAATTTGGGAACCAACCTTGAATATGGGACAGCTTTACTACGTGGTCACAGAACGTTGAGCTTCCTGAGCTCTTAAATtacttcacaaagaaaaatataggtaTAATTAGATGATTTCAAAGCAACAGAATtattaggctaggaactgacctGTGCCCCAGGAAACACGCCTGAGACACTGAGGGAGTTACTTTTCCACAGAGCAGTAGAGCGTGCATGAGCCACACGGAAGAGGAGCCAAGAGACCAAGGAAAGAGCAGTGGCCCAACAGGAACATACTCAGGGGAGTGAGGTGGACTGCTGGGGTGACATCTTATAGTCTCTCTTGACCCTTCCGACCCTTTCAAAGGGCGACACCTGAGAGACTAGAGAATGGGTGAATTCAGCCTCGGAAAGGCTGAAAGGCCGAATCCCCAGCGCAGCGAAGAGTGAAAGCGTAGCTGCTGAAGTTAACTGGCCCTCAGGCTAGGGCTGCCCAGaaggaatggaagagaaaagaatttcaaaCTTTAAGGTATAAGGAGTTCGTCTTGTCAAAATGCAAGACGCTGGAATATATTGTTGGTGTTCACATGCTTTACTGATTGTGGTTATCACACTGACAAATCAGCTGGAGAAAGATAATAGCAAAAAGTGACAGCAGTAGTACCGTTACTACTTTACAGAGGGTAAAATGACTCTTCTTGTGACTTTGTGGCAAAGAAAGCTAAGGAGAATCTAAGCATCCTGATCTCAGTCATAGATACTATCCTTTATCTGTTGAACTCTCCAGTTTGTATTAAATTTTCCTCAATGAAGACATTTACATGATTCAAATGTATCCACCATGAGGGTGGAAAATATGCTGATTATCTTAGCTAACTTACCATTTTCTGAGTCATGACTGTCAAAAAGTCACTAAAGTTCATTTTTCCTGTCCCTTCCTTATCAATTTCGCTGATCATTTTcttgatctcttctttctttggttCAAAGCCTAGTGCCCTCATTGCCACCTACAAGGAAAAGAGGATCATCTTAATATGTACCTCTAAACCTACCAGGAGCAAAAATGACAGCGTTGAGAGCATTAAGCCAGGATCAGACACAGTCATGTTAAAATGATTAGAAAACACTATAACATTTAGTAAATCGATATTTACGTTCAACTTTCTTTAATAACACGAGGTAAGTAAAAACGGGAAAACAGAGCACAGTGCATCCTCTCTTGTTATTTTTCACAGGgagaagagggcaaaaggggtagagcagtgacagagaaagaagagaaagaggcagaggaaaggcaAGGCAGCGGAGCAGGAATGCATGGTGCTTACCTTAAGTTCCTTAACGTCTATAGTCCCAGTTCCATCAGCGTCGAAGAGATCAAAAGCTTCCCGGATTTCCTGTTGCTGCTCTTCAGTAAGCTCCGGCTTAGGACTCATCCTTTTTCGCTGGGAAGTTGATGCCATGTTCGCCTTCTTAAAGTTAGAGGCCTTTAGACGTTTTACAAACACATAAGCACAATATTATGCAATACAGTTCATGCTTTACATAAAAGTTACAGACAAccatatctattttaaaaattgtctacACCAACCAATTCCAAAGCTTTGCTTAACAGGAAAGACAATAGGGTTTCCTGGAAAGAACAATGAATCTTTCCATGCACCTCTATCACTCTCTCTTCTTTACTATGGTCTCTAAGAATTGTTCTTTTGGACatctcttgttgaaaatcatccCCAAAGAGAGCTAGCCAAGGAGTTGACTGGGGATAACTGTACAGATAATCAGCCCTGCCTGAATTTGGGAATCCTAATTCTAGAAATGTCCTTACAACAACCACTCGTGGTACTCCACTTCCCTCTAAGTACACCGACTTTCTGATTACTTCTAGATTTCGCCAACTATTACTAGGTTAAGATGTACAGTCTGTCAATGTCGAATAATAAAACTCAATCCACTCGGCCCATTTGTCCCTTCTCCAAGAAGCTCAAAGCGTCCCCTGAATGTCCCTATATTTACATTCTAAAATGCACGTTAACAATCAAACATAATAAACCTCCCCCCAGGTCTGTGCGGAAACTTTGGTAGAGCGAGGCGGCCAGGAGGCCAGGGTCTGAGAAGGGTTGGGACCTGCGGGGAATCCGAGTCTTCTTTGCCCAAAGACGGTCACCGAGGGGGCCGGGGAAGGCCAAGGAACCCAAGGGGCGGGTGGAGGCCAGGTGTGGGTGAAGGCGAGGCAGCAGCGAATCAGAGGCCCAGCAGGGCGCCCGGCGTCTCTACCCTACCCTTCCGGGAACGAACTCGGAGGAAGGAGGGGCGCGCCAAAGCTGAGAAGGGCGCAGGAGAGGCGGCGGGGCCGGACCGAGGCCCGGAAAGGGCTCAGCCTCTGCTCGCGGGGCGCCCGGGGCGCGACAGGGCGTCTAGCACTCACCATCGCTGACGGACTCCGCCGCCCGTTGTTACGGCAACCGACGTACACACCGACTCCGCGCCGTTCCCACTGACCCGCGCGCGCAGCCCCGCTCCCCATTGGTGCAGGGCTGGAGTGGGTGGGGCTAACCCAACAAAGGCCAGGCCCAGGTCATGGGGCGGTGCGCTCGCGGCCGAGACCTGGCCTCATTGGGCAGTATCACGCCGTGAGCGCCGATTGGCTGAGCCAGCGGCAAGCCTAGCCAATCCCCTTGGTGGAGGAGGCTCGGCTGatcctcggctcacgcggggagggaggaaaggtCGGCCGCTGGCGGCTTGAGCTCCGTGGGTGCGGTCTTCGGGCGCGCGGAGGCCGGCCAGGAGCGTGTCTACGGACGGGTAAGGGTCGCGACATTGCCCTTGGAGCCCGCCTTGAGTCGGCGACCAGAGGGCCAGGGGTTGGGTGGGACCATCCGGGTCGGGTGCTCTCTGGTCTGGCCTAAGACTGAATTAGGATCAGAGGGGCCAGAGAAGACCGTGACCTTGCGTGGTGTAGCGGAGACTGTACTGACGGAGcacctgagacccagagaagggaagggacatGCCGAGCATTGTCGCAGAGGTTTGGACGGCTGGGACTTAGAAGCTGAATCCAGCTGAGGATCTTTCTTTGAGGGTTTCCCTTCGAGAGCAACCCCCTCCT
It encodes:
- the CETN2 gene encoding centrin-2, with translation MGSGAARAGQWERRGVGVYVGCRNNGRRSPSAMASNFKKANMASTSQRKRMSPKPELTEEQQQEIREAFDLFDADGTGTIDVKELKVAMRALGFEPKKEEIKKMISEIDKEGTGKMNFSDFLTVMTQKMSEKDTKEEILKAFKLFDDDETGTISFKNLKRVAKELGENLTDEELQEMIDEADRDGDGEVNEQEFLRIMKKTSLY